In a genomic window of Cerasicoccus sp. TK19100:
- a CDS encoding helix-turn-helix transcriptional regulator: protein MSKLSIELSPQVKESRYLSLTRRPRAPGVFFAGFEVCAPDYLIDRQSFPFWILEYIDEGEGEVRVRGKKHLLRSGSVICYGPGIPIHFYNHADRPFHKYFFCRNDTAFPERWRQVGLSPGSARTLAMPPMQGDVLDQLIHEGVHGYVEKATVLSALELIVTTGIRRDSQQARTPKDGPAQVYDLVMQVLHENFCEINSLAELADRTGYGAEYLCRVFKRYHNESPYQTLLRMKMNEAFRLLKEGRLRVMDIAEQVGFQDPLHFSRVFRKVMGMAPSTVSA from the coding sequence GTGAGTAAACTCTCGATCGAACTGTCTCCGCAGGTAAAGGAATCGCGCTACTTGTCGCTTACACGCAGGCCACGGGCCCCGGGCGTGTTCTTTGCCGGGTTTGAGGTATGTGCCCCTGACTACCTGATCGACCGGCAATCTTTTCCATTCTGGATTCTAGAATATATAGACGAGGGGGAGGGCGAGGTCCGTGTGCGGGGTAAGAAGCATTTGTTGAGAAGCGGATCGGTCATTTGCTATGGGCCCGGCATTCCAATCCATTTTTACAACCACGCCGACCGCCCCTTTCATAAATACTTTTTCTGTCGTAACGACACCGCCTTCCCGGAGCGATGGAGGCAGGTAGGGCTCAGTCCGGGATCGGCGCGGACGTTGGCCATGCCACCCATGCAAGGCGATGTGCTGGACCAATTGATCCACGAGGGCGTGCATGGCTACGTGGAGAAGGCGACCGTGCTTAGTGCGCTAGAGTTGATTGTAACGACCGGCATTCGGCGCGATTCCCAGCAGGCTCGCACGCCGAAGGATGGCCCGGCTCAGGTCTATGACCTCGTCATGCAGGTGCTGCACGAGAATTTTTGCGAAATAAACTCCCTGGCTGAGCTCGCTGATCGCACCGGCTACGGCGCGGAATACCTATGCCGCGTTTTCAAGCGCTACCACAATGAGTCGCCTTACCAGACGCTTTTGCGCATGAAAATGAACGAGGCATTCCGTCTGCTAAAGGAAGGGCGGCTGCGCGTCATGGATATCGCGGAGCAGGTTGGCTTTCAGGATCCGCTGCATTTTTCCCGCGTTTTCCGCAAAGTGATGGGCATGGCTCCGAGCACGGTGAGTGCCTGA
- a CDS encoding DUF2126 domain-containing protein: protein MAIDVKLFHRTSYRYDQLVTMGPQVVRLRPAPHCRSEIVSYSMRIEPEGQWINWQQDPFSNYLARVAFPEKTDRFEVIVDLTIRMVAFNPFDFFLDTHAEHYPIEYSDATEHDLKPYLKTEKPGPLLQKWVDSVDRGKKPTIDFLVELNQRVNNELKYTLRMDPGVQEPEETLELGIGSCRDFTWLFVNILRHLGIAARFVSGYSIQLKADEKAIDGPSGVEEDICDLHAWTEVYLPGAGWVGLDSTSGLFCGEGHIPLAATPDPRTAAPITGGFAAEGKVKDEFEHEMWIQRVHETPRVTYPYNDEQWKNIVQLGAEIDKEMVEKDVRLTMGGEPTFVSIDDFESPEWTISAVGMDKRNKSEDLLKRLFGKYGKGGFLHYGQGKWYPSESLPRWSYSCIWRKDGQTLWKDPALLGDLRKDYGFTEVESRKFMNLLCEKLNLDPNMAMDGYEDAWYYMWRERRLPTNVNPLQNKIEDKEERTRLAKVFEQGLKKVIGCALPIERGWVNGRYAWLTGPWFMRQETLFLFPGDSPMGLRLPLDSMPWQAPTDYRFLGEAPMPEDAPPLPDYDALASQYRRAGSDPSNLSGPHARAGGLQDVPLTDRFDPWEDYMRRFGPGKSFGQTPGTWQIPVHMRPRPESMQRPDTTPLDNTTAPWIIRTALCVEAREGNLFIFMPPTPSVEDYIDLLAAIEATAGELNMPVILEGYLPPLDRRLETIKITPDPGVVEVNVQPSSSWAHLVEKTEFLYEAAKQCRLGANKFDQDGKHSGTGGGNHIVCGGDIPKDSPMLRNPTLLKSLIAYWHQHPSLSYVFSGKFIGPTSQAPRIDEARNDSLYEMEIAFRELDAQIDNYKQCPPWLVDRIFRHLLTDLTGNTHRAEFCIDKLYSPDSYTGRLGLLEMRGFEMPPHARMSLTQHLLLRALIARFWDKPFEPERLVRWGTQLHDRWMLPHWNFADFNDVLADLKSWGMEFDIEWFAPHFEFRFPKYGEAHFKGMRIEIREALECWLTLGEEATGQGTARYVDSSVERVQVKVENFIPERYAVYCNGYRVPLTSTGVEGEFVAGVRFRAWQPPSALHPTITIDSPLTFDVVDLWNDQSLGGCRYHVTHPGGRGYDDFPVNALAAESRRLSRFEAIGHTPGQQPMQRRDKHSADYPMTLDLRQPRTFNEL from the coding sequence ATGGCTATCGACGTCAAACTCTTCCACCGGACCTCCTATCGCTACGACCAACTGGTGACGATGGGGCCCCAAGTTGTCCGCCTGCGCCCAGCGCCCCACTGCCGCTCCGAGATTGTTTCCTACTCGATGCGCATTGAGCCCGAGGGCCAGTGGATCAACTGGCAGCAGGACCCTTTCAGCAACTATCTGGCGCGCGTCGCCTTCCCGGAAAAGACCGACCGGTTCGAGGTGATCGTCGATTTGACGATTCGCATGGTTGCCTTCAACCCGTTCGATTTCTTCCTGGACACCCATGCCGAGCATTATCCGATCGAGTATAGCGACGCGACTGAGCATGACCTGAAGCCATACCTGAAAACGGAGAAGCCCGGCCCTTTACTCCAGAAGTGGGTCGACTCCGTGGACCGCGGTAAAAAGCCGACCATCGATTTCCTCGTCGAGCTGAACCAGCGCGTCAACAACGAGCTGAAATACACGCTTCGGATGGACCCCGGCGTCCAGGAGCCCGAGGAAACGCTGGAGCTGGGCATTGGCTCCTGTCGTGACTTTACGTGGTTGTTCGTCAACATCTTGCGTCACCTGGGCATTGCTGCGCGCTTCGTATCCGGTTACTCGATTCAACTCAAAGCGGACGAGAAAGCCATCGACGGTCCCTCCGGTGTGGAAGAGGACATTTGCGACCTGCACGCGTGGACGGAAGTCTACCTGCCGGGCGCTGGCTGGGTTGGCCTCGATTCGACCTCCGGCCTGTTCTGCGGTGAGGGCCACATCCCACTTGCGGCGACGCCCGATCCCCGCACTGCCGCGCCGATCACCGGTGGCTTCGCGGCAGAGGGCAAGGTCAAGGACGAGTTCGAGCACGAGATGTGGATCCAGCGCGTGCACGAAACGCCGCGCGTGACCTATCCTTACAACGACGAGCAGTGGAAAAACATCGTCCAGCTCGGTGCCGAGATCGACAAAGAAATGGTCGAGAAAGACGTCCGCCTGACCATGGGTGGCGAGCCGACTTTTGTCTCGATTGATGACTTTGAAAGCCCGGAGTGGACCATCTCCGCGGTCGGCATGGACAAGCGTAACAAGTCTGAGGATTTGCTGAAGCGACTTTTCGGCAAATACGGTAAGGGCGGTTTCCTGCACTACGGTCAGGGCAAGTGGTATCCAAGCGAATCCCTGCCGCGCTGGTCCTACAGCTGCATCTGGCGTAAGGACGGCCAAACGCTTTGGAAAGACCCCGCACTGCTGGGCGATCTGCGCAAGGACTATGGCTTCACTGAGGTCGAGTCGCGCAAGTTCATGAATCTCCTCTGCGAGAAGCTGAACCTCGATCCCAACATGGCCATGGACGGCTATGAGGACGCCTGGTATTACATGTGGCGCGAGCGTCGCCTGCCGACCAACGTCAACCCGCTTCAAAATAAAATCGAAGACAAGGAGGAGCGTACGCGCCTGGCCAAAGTCTTCGAGCAGGGCTTGAAAAAGGTCATTGGCTGCGCGTTGCCGATCGAGCGCGGCTGGGTCAATGGCCGTTACGCGTGGCTGACGGGTCCGTGGTTCATGCGCCAGGAAACGCTGTTTTTATTCCCCGGTGACTCGCCGATGGGCCTGCGCCTGCCGCTGGACTCCATGCCTTGGCAGGCCCCGACAGATTACCGATTCCTCGGTGAAGCGCCGATGCCCGAAGACGCGCCGCCGCTGCCGGACTACGATGCGTTGGCCAGCCAATACCGCCGCGCCGGTTCGGACCCCAGCAACCTCTCGGGGCCGCATGCCCGCGCCGGTGGTCTGCAGGACGTGCCGCTCACGGATCGCTTTGACCCGTGGGAGGACTACATGCGCCGCTTTGGCCCCGGGAAGTCGTTTGGCCAAACGCCCGGCACCTGGCAAATTCCCGTCCACATGCGTCCGCGCCCCGAGTCGATGCAGCGCCCGGACACGACGCCGCTGGACAACACCACTGCGCCTTGGATCATCCGCACCGCGCTTTGCGTGGAGGCCCGCGAAGGCAACCTGTTCATTTTCATGCCGCCGACACCGTCGGTCGAGGACTACATTGACCTGTTAGCCGCCATTGAGGCGACCGCAGGTGAACTCAACATGCCGGTTATTTTGGAAGGCTACCTGCCGCCGCTGGACCGCCGCCTGGAAACGATTAAGATCACCCCGGACCCAGGCGTGGTGGAGGTCAACGTGCAGCCCTCGAGCTCCTGGGCGCACCTTGTTGAGAAGACTGAGTTCCTTTACGAAGCCGCCAAGCAATGCCGCCTGGGCGCGAACAAGTTCGATCAGGATGGCAAGCACTCCGGCACGGGCGGGGGCAACCACATCGTCTGCGGTGGCGACATCCCCAAGGACTCGCCGATGCTGCGCAACCCGACCTTGCTCAAGTCGCTCATCGCTTACTGGCACCAGCACCCGTCGCTCAGCTACGTATTCTCGGGTAAGTTCATTGGCCCGACTTCGCAGGCACCCCGTATCGACGAAGCGCGCAACGACTCGCTTTACGAGATGGAGATCGCCTTCCGCGAGCTCGATGCGCAGATCGATAATTACAAGCAGTGCCCGCCTTGGCTGGTCGACCGCATTTTCCGCCACTTGCTGACGGACCTTACCGGCAACACCCACCGCGCCGAGTTCTGCATCGACAAGCTTTACTCGCCCGACAGTTACACGGGCCGCCTCGGCCTGCTGGAAATGCGTGGCTTCGAAATGCCGCCGCACGCCCGTATGTCGCTGACGCAGCACCTGCTCCTGCGCGCCTTGATCGCCCGTTTCTGGGACAAGCCGTTTGAGCCCGAGCGCCTTGTCCGCTGGGGCACCCAGCTGCACGACCGCTGGATGCTTCCGCACTGGAACTTTGCCGACTTCAACGACGTGCTTGCTGACCTCAAGTCTTGGGGCATGGAGTTCGACATCGAGTGGTTCGCGCCGCACTTTGAGTTCCGCTTCCCGAAGTATGGCGAGGCGCACTTCAAGGGCATGCGCATTGAGATCCGCGAGGCCCTCGAATGCTGGCTGACTCTTGGCGAAGAAGCTACGGGGCAGGGCACCGCGCGTTATGTGGATAGCTCCGTCGAGCGCGTGCAAGTGAAAGTGGAAAACTTCATTCCCGAGCGCTACGCCGTTTATTGCAACGGCTACCGTGTGCCGCTCACTTCGACCGGCGTAGAAGGAGAGTTCGTCGCCGGGGTGCGTTTCCGCGCCTGGCAGCCGCCGTCGGCGCTGCACCCGACGATCACCATCGACAGCCCGCTGACCTTCGACGTCGTCGACCTCTGGAATGACCAATCCCTTGGCGGTTGCCGTTACCACGTTACCCACCCAGGGGGCCGTGGCTACGACGATTTTCCGGTCAATGCGCTGGCCGCCGAAAGCCGTCGCCTGAGCCGCTTTGAGGCCATTGGCCACACACCGGGGCAGCAGCCGATGCAGCGCCGCGACAAGCACTCCGCGGACTACCCGATGACGCTCGACCTCCGCCAACCACGCACTTTTAACGAATTATAG